ACCCGGGCGGTGAGCTGGCGCATGGGCTATCAGCCCTGATTCAGTCCTGCCACTGAGCCAGGGCCCGGGCCACGCGGTTCTCCACGGCGCGCACCGGCGCGGCGTCGCTGAGGTAGTTGTTGCTGACCATCGAAAACACCAGGCGCCGGCCGTTGGCGTCGGTGATATAGCCACTTAACGACGACACACCGGCCATGGAACCGGTCTTGGCATGCAGGTTGTTCTGCGCCGCCGTCCCGCGCAGGCGATAGCGCAGGCTGCCACCGACCATGCGGTCCGGGTCGCCGGCAATCGGCAGGGCGGTGTACCAGGCGTCGAACCAGGGTTGCCGGGCGCTGGCCAGCAGCAAGTCGGTGAAGGTCTGAGATGACACCAGATTGCGCCGCGACAGGCCCGAACCGTCCACCTGGCTCAGGGCGGACGGGTCCAGGCCCTGACGTGTCATAAAGCCCGCCACCGCCGCCACGCCCGCCGCCGCAGTGCCGGCATCCGCGGTCTTGCGGCCCATGGCCTTGAGCAGGGCTTCGGACATGTTGTTGTTCGAGAGTTTAAGCAACGGCGTGATCAAGTCCTGCAACGGCGCCGACTGATGTTCGGCCAGCGTCGTCGCCGTCGCGGGCGTAGCGCCACCGATCACGCGCCGGCCCTGCACCTTGATGCCCTGCTGAGCCAGCGCCTGTTCAAACAGGTTCGCCACCAACTGGGTCGGTTCCCACACACTCACCCATTGCCGGCTCTGCTTGCCAGGCGCCAGCGCACCGCGAAGTTGCAGCAGGTTGGTGCCGTGCTGACGGGTGATGCCGTAATCGTTGCCGGGGCCGCTGACGGCGCGATTGCTCAGTTGCACGTAATCGGTGGCCGGGCTCACGGAGACGTTCACCGGCTGGCCGACTGCCACAGGTGCCTTGGCCGTGACGATCAGAGTGCCCGCATCGAAATCCGAGTCGGGCGACACTGTCAGCGCGGAAATCTGCGCGCCGTAGTAAGTGCTTTCGTCATCCTGGGCCCAGTCGACGCCCAGGCGCTCGGCGTCGAACCAGGTATCGTCGAACACCAGATCGCCCTGCACCTCGCGCACGCCCTGACTGGCCAGTTGCGCCGCGAGTGCCTGGTAATCGGCGAACTGCACGGTGGGGTCGCCCAGGCCGCGCAGATACATATTGCCCGCCAGCCGCTCGCCCTGGCGGCCGCCCGTGCTCAGCACCTGCGTGGAAAACCGGTAGTGCGGCCCCAGTACATCCATCGCCGCCGCCGTGGTCAGCAACTTGAGGTTGGAGGCCGGCACCAGACGCGTGCGCGCGTTGTGCTGGTAGAGGGTGGTGCCGCTGCGGGCGTCGCGCACCATCAACGAGACCGTGGCGCCGTTGAAGGCCGGATCGGCCAGCAGGTGGTCGAGGATGGCCGGGGTGGAGGTTGGCGAGACACTCGCACAACCGCCTATGAAAACGCTCAGGCACAGCAGGGGTAGCCATCGTCCAACATGCATCAGTGTGAAATTCCGCACGATCTTCAGTGGCGGCAACGCTAACAGCTCCGCACGCCGGTGGCGAGCGGGCCTACCACCAGCCTTAGAACTCCAGTGTGCTGGACACCGACACCTGCCGCGCATCGCCCATGGACACGAAGAACCGGCTGGCCGCCGAGGTGTAGTACGTGCGGTCGAACAGGTTTTTCACGTTGAGCTGGAATTTGACCTTCTGCCCGTCGAGTTTCGTGTCGTAGGTGGCAAAGGCATCGGCCACGGTGTAGCCCGGCAAGGTGAAGTCATTGGCGGCATCGCCCGCGCGCTCGCCCACGTAGCGCGCACCCGCGCCCATGCGCAGTCGATCGCCGCCAAACAGGCTGCCAAAGTCATAGGCCAGCGCCAGCGAGCCGGTGTGTTTGGCGACGTTCTGCAGGCGGTTGCCTTCCAGGGTCGGGTCGTTGTCCTTGATGTCTTCGGCGTCGGTGTAGGCGTAGCTGCCGATCACGCTCCATTGGTCGCTCAACTGGCCGGTGGCGTCCAGTTCAAGGCCACGGGAACGCACCTGGCCGGCGATGCTGTAGATCGTGTTCGCGCCGGAACCCACCGAGACCAGCACATTGCGCTTGTCGATGGTGAACAACGCCGCGTTGGCGGTGATGCGCCCGGGAATGTCGAGCTTGGCTCCCAGCTCCCAGGACTTGGCCTGCTCAGGCGTCAGATCGCCGGTCAAGGTGCTGCCATCGGCCAGGGCGGCGATGGTGGAGTTGGGTTTGAACGACTCGGTGTAACTGCCATAGAACGACAATTCATCGGTATAGCGGTACACCAGCCCGGCACGCGGCACCCAGGCCTGGCCCTTGCCGTCGGTATTGGCTTTGAACGGCACGCCCTTGCCGGCGTACTGGTCATACATCTGGTAGCGCGCGCCGGCTACGAAAATCCACTGGTCGGTCAGGTGAATCGCATCCTGGAAAAACAGCGAATCGCTGCGCAGCAGGTCGGTCTGGGCACTGTCGGCGGCACTGACGCTGGTGCCTGCCACTTCGTTGCCGTACACCGGATTGTTGTAGTTGAACGGGCCGCGCGAGGCCTGGCGAATCAGGTCGGCGCGGTAGATTTTGCGGTATTCGTCATCCAGGCCGAACACCAAGTCATGTTGCATGCCCAGTACGCTGACCTTGCCTTCCAGGCTGGCAGTGCTGAAACGGTCGGTGGTGAGTGCGCCCTGGGTGCCGTCCATTCTGCGCGTCAGGCTGCCATTGGCGTTCACGGCACTGACGCGTACCTGGCTGGCGTCGTAGGTTTCGCGGTTCCAGCTGTAGCCGAAGTGGGCTTTCCAATCGTCGTTCAGATCGTGGTCGGCTTCGAAGCGGTACAGGTCGGAGCGGCCTTCCATGTTGTTGAACGGCTCATCCAGGCGGCGGGTCGCCGGAATATCCAACGGATGGTTGGTCTTGGGATCGATGGCCGTGCCCCGGTCGAACGGCGAGAGAAATTCACGGTGCTCATAAGCGAACAGCAGTTGAGTGGAGTCGCCGTACCAGGCCAGGGACGGCGCCACCAGCGATTCGCGATGGGTGCCGAAGTTGCGCCAGTAGTCTTCGTCTTCATGGTCGACGATCAGCCGATACGCCAGGCCCGAATCCCCCAGGGGCCCGGTGGTGTCGAGGTTGCCGCCACTGCCGTTCTTGCCGTCGCCGAAGGTGGAGCCGCGCACCGTCAGCGCGGTGAACGGCGTCAATTCCGGCTTTTTGCTCACGATATTCACCACGCCGCCCGGATCCTGGATGCCGTACAGCAGCGACGACGGGCCTTTGAGCACTTCAACCCGCTCGGCCGTGGCGTTCAGCGCACGGCCCTGCACCACCGGCATGCCGTCGCGCATGATCGAACCGTTACGGTTGTCGCCGAAGCCGCGCAGCATCACCGCGTCCTGGGTGCTGGCCAGGGTGTTGGCCTGGGTGATGCCGCTGACATTGGCCAGGGCGTCGTCCAGGTTGCGCGGGGTCTGGTCACGCAGCACCTGGGCCGGCACCACGTTGACGGTTTGCGGGGTTTCCAGCAGCAGGCCGTGGGAACGCATCACCGAGCTGGTGGGTGGCGGCTGGTAGCTGCTGCTGTCTTCGACCTGGCCGATGCCGCTGATGGTGGTGGCGCCCAGGTTGAGCGCGCCGTCGGTGGGCACCGGTTCGAGGGCCAGAGTGCGGGCGTCGATCTGGCGGAAGGTCATGCCGGTGTTGCTCAACAGCCGTTGCAGGGCCTGGGTCGCGCTCATCTGCCCGCGCACCGCCGGCGCACTGAGCCCGTAGGGCGCTTCATCGGTGTAGATCACGCTGATCCCGGTGACCCGGCTGAAATCGCTGAGGGCCTGGGGCAGCGGTTTGGCCGCCAGAGCAAAGTTAAAGGCCGTGCTTTGCTGCTCCTGCGCCCGCGCCACGCTCAACGGCAGCAAGGCCACGCCTGACACCGCCAGTACCGAAGCCCCCAGCCACTGTTTTACCCAACCGCCCGCCATCGACTTCATGCTGTGAGAACCCGTGTAGAAAACGCTGTTAATGCGAATTGATCGCAGTTTCAAGCACTACACGGATGGGCCGGCGGTTTACCTCATCGGTTCTGGATAAATAATTTCAGTCAGTGCGCCTGGATACGGAAACCAAAGCGTGGGAAATGCACATGCACGGTGCCGGCGCGGTCGTCGGTGCGGCGCAGGATCAGCTCCTCGCGCCCGGCGAACAACAGCTCGCCGGCCACCGGGTCGACGCCGTAGTCAGTGGCGCTGATGCTCACCGCCTGGCCGGCGTGAAAGCCGTTCAGGTCCTCAAACGCCTCGTCCGGCAGCGGTGCCGATGCAGCGTTGCGCGCAATCTCCAAGGCCTGGTCGGCGGTCATCTGGCTGGGCGTGCCGTGGCCGAACCCGAGCACACGTCCCAGCCACGCGCACACCGCCGGGTAGGCATCCACCAGCGGCGCCGTCACCGGCGTGGCCTTTAAAAACCACAGCGAATGAGCCAGGGCGAAATCGGCAATCGACGGTTGGCCAAATAGAAAGTCCCCCGTCTCGCGCTGCAACTGCTGCTCCAGGCGCGTCATGATCGCCGGCCATTGATGCTTGGCCACCTCGGCACTGAGCTTGCTCGCCGAACCGCCGCTGAACAGCGCGGCGCGGTCGGCCATAAAAGCTTTGATCGCTTCCGGCGGCAACTTGCCAAAGCGCACCGCCACCGATTCCGGCTGGAACACCAGGCTCACGGCGTGGGCAAAGACCACGCTGTCGGCCCAGGTGGCGAAGGTCTGGGTGATCATTTCCTGGCCGAGAGGGAACAGCGCCGGCGCGGACTTTTCCTGCTCCAGGCGCCGGGCGATCAACGCGGTGTCGCAATAGATATCGGCGCCGATCTGCAGCACCGGGGTCTTGCGGTAGCCGCCGGTGAGCGCGGTGAGGTCCGGCTTGGGCATCACCGGCGAAATCAGTACGGACTGCCAGGACAGCCCCTTGAAGCCCAGCAACAACCGGGCTTTTTCCGCAAAGGGGGACGTGGGGTAGTGATGAAGAATGAGCTCAGACATGCCGCGGTCCATTTAACCAGTTGAACCGCCAGCTTAGCGCGCAATGTGCAGCGATGCCGTGATGAGCATTCATCAGTCAGATCAATGAACCACTCGCCGCCAGGC
The sequence above is drawn from the Pseudomonas quebecensis genome and encodes:
- a CDS encoding TonB-dependent siderophore receptor, translating into MKSMAGGWVKQWLGASVLAVSGVALLPLSVARAQEQQSTAFNFALAAKPLPQALSDFSRVTGISVIYTDEAPYGLSAPAVRGQMSATQALQRLLSNTGMTFRQIDARTLALEPVPTDGALNLGATTISGIGQVEDSSSYQPPPTSSVMRSHGLLLETPQTVNVVPAQVLRDQTPRNLDDALANVSGITQANTLASTQDAVMLRGFGDNRNGSIMRDGMPVVQGRALNATAERVEVLKGPSSLLYGIQDPGGVVNIVSKKPELTPFTALTVRGSTFGDGKNGSGGNLDTTGPLGDSGLAYRLIVDHEDEDYWRNFGTHRESLVAPSLAWYGDSTQLLFAYEHREFLSPFDRGTAIDPKTNHPLDIPATRRLDEPFNNMEGRSDLYRFEADHDLNDDWKAHFGYSWNRETYDASQVRVSAVNANGSLTRRMDGTQGALTTDRFSTASLEGKVSVLGMQHDLVFGLDDEYRKIYRADLIRQASRGPFNYNNPVYGNEVAGTSVSAADSAQTDLLRSDSLFFQDAIHLTDQWIFVAGARYQMYDQYAGKGVPFKANTDGKGQAWVPRAGLVYRYTDELSFYGSYTESFKPNSTIAALADGSTLTGDLTPEQAKSWELGAKLDIPGRITANAALFTIDKRNVLVSVGSGANTIYSIAGQVRSRGLELDATGQLSDQWSVIGSYAYTDAEDIKDNDPTLEGNRLQNVAKHTGSLALAYDFGSLFGGDRLRMGAGARYVGERAGDAANDFTLPGYTVADAFATYDTKLDGQKVKFQLNVKNLFDRTYYTSAASRFFVSMGDARQVSVSSTLEF
- a CDS encoding glutathione S-transferase family protein, whose product is MSELILHHYPTSPFAEKARLLLGFKGLSWQSVLISPVMPKPDLTALTGGYRKTPVLQIGADIYCDTALIARRLEQEKSAPALFPLGQEMITQTFATWADSVVFAHAVSLVFQPESVAVRFGKLPPEAIKAFMADRAALFSGGSASKLSAEVAKHQWPAIMTRLEQQLQRETGDFLFGQPSIADFALAHSLWFLKATPVTAPLVDAYPAVCAWLGRVLGFGHGTPSQMTADQALEIARNAASAPLPDEAFEDLNGFHAGQAVSISATDYGVDPVAGELLFAGREELILRRTDDRAGTVHVHFPRFGFRIQAH
- the dacB gene encoding D-alanyl-D-alanine carboxypeptidase/D-alanyl-D-alanine endopeptidase, with protein sequence MHVGRWLPLLCLSVFIGGCASVSPTSTPAILDHLLADPAFNGATVSLMVRDARSGTTLYQHNARTRLVPASNLKLLTTAAAMDVLGPHYRFSTQVLSTGGRQGERLAGNMYLRGLGDPTVQFADYQALAAQLASQGVREVQGDLVFDDTWFDAERLGVDWAQDDESTYYGAQISALTVSPDSDFDAGTLIVTAKAPVAVGQPVNVSVSPATDYVQLSNRAVSGPGNDYGITRQHGTNLLQLRGALAPGKQSRQWVSVWEPTQLVANLFEQALAQQGIKVQGRRVIGGATPATATTLAEHQSAPLQDLITPLLKLSNNNMSEALLKAMGRKTADAGTAAAGVAAVAGFMTRQGLDPSALSQVDGSGLSRRNLVSSQTFTDLLLASARQPWFDAWYTALPIAGDPDRMVGGSLRYRLRGTAAQNNLHAKTGSMAGVSSLSGYITDANGRRLVFSMVSNNYLSDAAPVRAVENRVARALAQWQD